One Brassica napus cultivar Da-Ae chromosome C4, Da-Ae, whole genome shotgun sequence genomic region harbors:
- the LOC106395645 gene encoding casparian strip membrane protein 1 isoform X2 yields the protein MAKESTTIEVGEPSTMTKSTSHVVVDEKKKKGFVVATAGGGYKRGLAIFDFLLRLAAIVTTITASSVMYTAEETLPFFTQFLQFQAGYDDFATFQFFVIAIAMVASYLVLSLPFSIVTIIRPLAAAPRLILLVSDTVVVTLTTSAAAAAAAIVYLAHNGNPNTNWLPICQQFGDFCQAVSSAVVAASIAVVFFIVLIVISAIVLKRH from the exons ATGGCGAAAGAGTCTACCACCATTGAAGTCGGCGAGCCTAGCACCATGACCAAAAGTACAAGCCATGTCGTTGTggacgagaagaagaagaagggcttTGTGGTAGCCACCGCAGGAGGCGGTTACAAGAGAGGTTTGGCCATATTCGATTTCCTCCTACGTTTGGCGGCCATAGTAACAACTATCACTGCTTCCTCCGTCATGTACACCGCCGAGGAGACTCTTCCCTTTTTTACCCAGTTCTTACAGTTCCAAGCCGGTTACGATGACTTTGCCACATTTCA GTTCTTTGTGATAGCCATAGCCATGGTCGCCAGCTATCTTGTCCTTTCACTTCCTTTCTCCATTGTAACTATTATCCGTCCACTTGCCGCCGCACCCCGGTTGATCCTCCTCGTCTCCGATACG GTGGTCGTCACACTTACCACATCAGCGGCGGCTGCGGCAGCCGCAATTGTCTACCTTGCGCATAATGGGAACCCAAACACCAATTGGCTCCCCATTTGTCAGCAGTTTGGAGACTTCTGCCAAGCCGTGAGTAGCGCAGTTGTAGCCGCTTCTATCGCAGTTGTCTTCTTCATCGTTCTCATCGTCATTTCAGCCATTGTCCTAAAAAGGCATTGA
- the LOC106396013 gene encoding casparian strip membrane protein 1-like — MAKESTTIDIGEPSTVTKSSSHVAVDEKKKGFVAAAAGGGYKRGLTIFDFLLRLAAIGITIGASSVMFTAEETLPFFTQFLQFQAGYDDFPTFQFFVISIAIVASYLVLSLPFSIVSIVRPLAVVPRLILLISDTVVLTLTTAAAAAAAAIVYLAHNGNANTNWLPICQQFGDFCQATSTAVVAASISVVFFVLLIVISAIALKRH; from the exons ATGGCGAAAGAGTCCACCACCATCGACATCGGCGAGCCCAGCACCGTGACCAAAAGTTCAAGTCATGTCGCAGTGGACGAGAAGAAGAAGGGATTTGTGGCAGCAGCCGCAGGGGGTGGCTACAAGAGAGGTTTGACCATATTCGATTTCCTCCTCCGTTTGGCGGCCATAGGAATCACCATCGGGGCTTCCTCAGTCATGTTTACCGCAGAGGAGACTCTTCCCTTCTTTACTCAGTTCTTACAGTTCCAAGCCGGCTACGATGACTTTCCCACATTTCA GTTCTTTGTGATATCCATCGCCATAGTCGCCAGCTATCTCGTCCTTTCACTTCCCTTCTCCATCGTATCTATTGTCCGTCCACTTGCGGTTGTACCCCGGCTCATCCTCCTCATCTCCGACACA GTGGTCCTGACGCTTACCACAGCAGCAGCGGCTGCTGCTGCCGCAATTGTCTACCTTGCACATAACGGCAACGCAAACACCAATTGGCTCCCCATTTGTCAGCAGTTTGGAGACTTCTGCCAGGCCACGAGTACTGCTGTTGTAGCCGCCTCTATCTCGGTTGTCTTCTTCGTCCTTCTCATCGTCATCTCAGCCATTGCCCTAAAAAGGCATTGA
- the LOC106454711 gene encoding probable F-box protein At2g36090, whose product MADSSSTTVTDLISTVHQDIIETHILTRLDGPTLASLSCASTLLHKLASNELLWSKICRSTWPSTATISDNPRSFFSDVYSVLDAGGSVSDLDRPFPELISAVDLHYRGKLILSRVVKTETTMAWFLSSPLRIDLVDAKDTVVTPIKRGRWTEDTCRDLEQDLTLSWIVIDPIGKRAANLSSHRPVTVQRNWLSGEVEAKFATVVGSVECVITVVTCGEEEMHVKEVSLKVEAMEGTSLNGMDSLVILRSVMEGKRGNGRRREAESKWRHEEFMEKKRELKEKKIRVELVFDILTVAVGVLGFGTLVGFCLWSR is encoded by the coding sequence ATGGCGGACTCTTCCTCCACCACCGTAACGGATTTAATCTCCACCGTCCATCAAGACATCATAGAGACTCACATCCTCACGCGCCTCGACGGTCCAACCCTAGCCTCCCTCTCCTGCGCCTCCACACTCCTTCACAAGCTCGCGTCCAATGAACTCCTCTGGTCCAAAATCTGCCGGTCCACATGGCCTTCCACCGCCACCATCTCAGATAACCCCCGTTCTTTTTTCTCCGACGTGTATTCGGTTCTTGACGCTGGTGGTTCAGTTTCTGATCTCGACCGTCCCTTTCCAGAGCTGATCTCCGCCGTGGATCTGCACTACAGAGGGAAGTTGATTCTCAGTAGAGTCGTGAAGACGGAGACGACTATGGCGTGGTTCCTTAGCTCGCCTCTGAGGATCGATCTTGTTGATGCGAAGGACACTGTGGTGACGCCGATCAAGCGAGGACGGTGGACGGAGGACACGTGTCGTGATCTAGAGCAGGATTTGACTTTGAGCTGGATCGTGATCGATCCTATCGGAAAGCGTGCGGCGAATCTGTCGAGTCACCGGCCGGTGACCGTGCAGAGGAACTGGCTAAGCGGTGAAGTGGAGGCGAAATTCGCGACGGTGGTGGGATCGGTGGAGTGTGTGATCACGGTGGTCACATGCGGAGAGGAGGAGATGCACGTGAAGGAGGTGAGCCTTAAGGTGGAGGCGATGGAGGGAACGAGTTTGAACGGGATGGACAGTTTGGTCATTTTGAGGAGTGTAATGGAGGGTAAGAGGGGCAATGGAAGAAGGAGAGAAGCGGAATCGAAGTGGAGACACGAAGAGttcatggagaagaagagagagttgaaagagaagaaaataagGGTAGAATTGGTATTCGACATTTTAACTGTCGCTGTTGGGGTTCTAGGGTTTGGAACACTTGTTGGGTTTTGTCTTTGGTCTCGTTGA
- the LOC106395645 gene encoding casparian strip membrane protein 1 isoform X1 produces MAKESTTIEVGEPSTMTKSTSHVVVDEKKKKGFVVATAGGGYKRGLAIFDFLLRLAAIVTTITASSVMYTAEETLPFFTQFLQFQAGYDDFATFQFFVIAIAMVASYLVLSLPFSIVTIIRPLAAAPRLILLVSDTVASLTNIFQILLQNYRFRRNSSSFYTMVKVVVTLTTSAAAAAAAIVYLAHNGNPNTNWLPICQQFGDFCQAVSSAVVAASIAVVFFIVLIVISAIVLKRH; encoded by the exons ATGGCGAAAGAGTCTACCACCATTGAAGTCGGCGAGCCTAGCACCATGACCAAAAGTACAAGCCATGTCGTTGTggacgagaagaagaagaagggcttTGTGGTAGCCACCGCAGGAGGCGGTTACAAGAGAGGTTTGGCCATATTCGATTTCCTCCTACGTTTGGCGGCCATAGTAACAACTATCACTGCTTCCTCCGTCATGTACACCGCCGAGGAGACTCTTCCCTTTTTTACCCAGTTCTTACAGTTCCAAGCCGGTTACGATGACTTTGCCACATTTCA GTTCTTTGTGATAGCCATAGCCATGGTCGCCAGCTATCTTGTCCTTTCACTTCCTTTCTCCATTGTAACTATTATCCGTCCACTTGCCGCCGCACCCCGGTTGATCCTCCTCGTCTCCGATACGGTAGCTTCACTAACAAACATATTCcaaattttattacaaaattatagATTTCGTAGAAACTCATCCTCTTTTTATACTATGGTGAAGGTGGTCGTCACACTTACCACATCAGCGGCGGCTGCGGCAGCCGCAATTGTCTACCTTGCGCATAATGGGAACCCAAACACCAATTGGCTCCCCATTTGTCAGCAGTTTGGAGACTTCTGCCAAGCCGTGAGTAGCGCAGTTGTAGCCGCTTCTATCGCAGTTGTCTTCTTCATCGTTCTCATCGTCATTTCAGCCATTGTCCTAAAAAGGCATTGA